From Malaciobacter mytili LMG 24559:
GCTAAAGTAAACTTCATCACCTTTTACAAATAATTCAACTCCAAAAATCCCTCTTCCGCCTAAACCATCAGTGATAATTTTTGCAATTTCTTGAGATCTTTTTTTAGCTGTTTCACTCATATTCATTGGTTGCCAAGAAAAAATATAATCTCCATCTTGTTGAATATGACCTATTGGTTCACAAAATGCTGTTTGATTTTCATTTCTTGCTGTAAGCATAGTAATCTCATAATCAAAAGTAATAAACTCTTCAACGATTAATTCACTAGCATCACCTCTTGCTTCTTTTGCCAATTCCCAAGATTTTTCTAAGTCAGCTTTGCTTCTTGCAATACTTTGTCCATGTCCAGAAGAACTCATAACAGGTTTAATTACACAAGGAAAACCTATTTTTAAAGCTGCATTTTGTAAACCTTCAAAAGTAGTTACAAATTCATATTTTGAAGTTGGAAGTTTTAATTCTACGGCTGCAAATTCTCTAATATTTTTTCTATTCATTGTTTTATTTACTGCATCAGCATTTGGAATTACATGAAAACCTTCTTTTTCTGCTGTAAATAAAGCTTCAATATTAATAGCTTCAACTTCTGGTAAGATATAAGTTGGTTTTTCTCTTCTAATTACATCTAAAATTTCATTTTTATTTTTCATATTTATAGTATATGATTTATTTGCAACTAATTGAGCTGGTGCATTATTATAACTATCAACTGCAATTGTTTCAATACCTAATCTTTGAGCTTCTATAATAACTTCTTTACCTAATTCTCCACTTCCTAAAAGCATAATTTTAATTGAATCAGATTTTAATGGTGCACTAAATTTCATATTTTTCCTCTTTGTAATTAATTTATTGATGTTGTAAAAACTTTTTTTACAGCACCTTTAAAGTATAGTGTTTCATCTTTTTTTGTAAGTGTTAATTCTTCTTTACTCTTTGGATAAACTTTAGCAATATTTCCAACTAACCCTAAGCTATTTGCTCTTAAAAAACAAGCAGCCATACCTGTTCCACAAGCTAGGGTTTCACCCTCAACACCTCTTTCATAAGTTCTTACATAAACTTTACCATCTTGTATTTTTGCAAAGTTTACATTTGCATTATGTTCATATCTCATTTTAGAAGCAAGATTATGGTCATATTTTTCTAAATCTTCAACAATAGTAACTAAGTGTGGAACGCCTGTATCAACTATATACCAAGTAAACCCTTCTTGTTCAAACTCCTCTTTAAGTATAACTGGTTTAGTAAGTTGTGTTTCAACAATATTTTCTTCAACTGTTGATTCAATTACTCCTGCACCTGTTAAAAACTGCATTTTAGAAGAAGCTAAACCATTTGTATAAGCATAATGTGCACAAGCTCTTGTACCATTCCCACACATAGCTGCATGGCTACCATCACTATTATAAAAAAGCCACTCAAAATCATATTTTTCATGTGGAACTAAAACTATAAGTCCATCTGCACCAATACCTTCAGTTCTATTACATAATTTAATAGCTTCTTGTGAATAATCTTTTTTTATAAATGAGTGGAAAATTACAAAGTCATTCCCACTTGCACTATATTTTGTATAAGTCATATTATCTCCCCAATAACTCTTTCAACTTCATTTTGTAAATTTTTTAAATCTTTAGAATTATCTATTACAAAATCAGCCAATTGTTTTTTCTTTTCAATATCCATTTGATTTGAGATTTTTAATATTGCTTCTTTTTCATCAATATTATCTCTTTTCATTAGTCTTTGTATTTGTAACTCTTTTGGAGTATAAATTACTAAAGATTTAGGAATTGGATAGTGCATTTTTTCAAAAAATAGAGGTATATCTATAAAGTAGGGTTTATTTGCCTCTTCAAAAATTCTTGACTCTTTAATAATTTCATCTTTGATTTTAGGATGTAATAAAGCTTCAAGTTTTAGTTTATTATCTTCATTTGAAAAGATTATTTTTCCTAACTCTTTTCTTAAAACTTTTCCATCTTTTACATACTGTTCCCCAAACATTTTGATAATTTCATTACTATTCTCATCTAAAAGTTTATGGGCGATTTTATCTGCATCAATTGTTAAAAATCCATGAAGTTTTAAAAGGTTACAAACTGTACTTTTACCTGTTGAAATTCCACCTGTTAAGGCTATTGCATTTTTAAATAAATCATTACTCATAGTAAGATTTTACTATAATAATGATTTATTTTAGTTTTAATTGTAGATTATCTTCTTGCTATTCCTGTTAATGCTTTGTGAATAGCTGCAGGAAATACAAATGAAGCTTGGTGCATCTCTGATGAGTAGTATTCTAAATCATCTAATAAATCTGATCTTTGTAAAACTAAATCAGCCGTTGGATGATATTTTTTAGAGGCAATTATTGAAGTATTGTGTCCAAATCTAAATGGCATAGCTATCCAAAATTTAGATCCTACTAATTGTAAATCTTCTTTTAATTTATCTTCATCACTTTGAAAACTTTGAGTAGAAAATGTAATTAGTCCATCATCTTTTAAAATTCTATCAATATTTGCTAAAACTAATTCATCTAGTTTTACATCTGTTAAAATAATTGCATCAATATTTTTTTCATTTTTAGAATTTAAAAAAGTAATATCTCCATATTCAATATTTGCATTGTGTTTTTCTGCTTCTTTTTTTAAAGCAGGACTTGTTTGACCAATTATTAAAATATTTGAAGGTTCTTTATGTGTACATAAAGGAATATGTACCATCATTTCATTAAAAGCTTGGTTATCATTCATTGAACACGACATTAAATCCGTCCTTTTATTAATTTTTCGATATAATACCAAAAATAATTTAAAGTAAATAGATATATTTGTATGTGCTAAAAAATCACAGAAAGTTTTAATAACAAATGTGCTAGGAAGTTTTTTATAGATACAAGTATATATTGCTTCGAACTTAAAAAACATATAAAAGGTAAAGAATGTCTAAAGTTAGCTATAAAGACGCAGGTGTAGATATTGATGCTGGAAACCAGTTTGTAGAAAATATTAAACCACATGTAAAATCAACTCTAATTCCAGGTGTATTAGGTGGTATTGGTTCATTTGCAGGTGCATTTGAATTA
This genomic window contains:
- the dapF gene encoding diaminopimelate epimerase, coding for MTYTKYSASGNDFVIFHSFIKKDYSQEAIKLCNRTEGIGADGLIVLVPHEKYDFEWLFYNSDGSHAAMCGNGTRACAHYAYTNGLASSKMQFLTGAGVIESTVEENIVETQLTKPVILKEEFEQEGFTWYIVDTGVPHLVTIVEDLEKYDHNLASKMRYEHNANVNFAKIQDGKVYVRTYERGVEGETLACGTGMAACFLRANSLGLVGNIAKVYPKSKEELTLTKKDETLYFKGAVKKVFTTSIN
- the purT gene encoding formate-dependent phosphoribosylglycinamide formyltransferase, yielding MKFSAPLKSDSIKIMLLGSGELGKEVIIEAQRLGIETIAVDSYNNAPAQLVANKSYTINMKNKNEILDVIRREKPTYILPEVEAINIEALFTAEKEGFHVIPNADAVNKTMNRKNIREFAAVELKLPTSKYEFVTTFEGLQNAALKIGFPCVIKPVMSSSGHGQSIARSKADLEKSWELAKEARGDASELIVEEFITFDYEITMLTARNENQTAFCEPIGHIQQDGDYIFSWQPMNMSETAKKRSQEIAKIITDGLGGRGIFGVELFVKGDEVYFSEVSPRPHDTGMVTMITQSQSEFALHVRAVLGLPLDFIDYGAGASAAYKAKGDTFNPVIDIQENVFTKTSFVRVFGKPQSHVGRRMAVALTFDKESSDKALQKAKELIENFKD
- the coaE gene encoding dephospho-CoA kinase (Dephospho-CoA kinase (CoaE) performs the final step in coenzyme A biosynthesis.), which translates into the protein MSNDLFKNAIALTGGISTGKSTVCNLLKLHGFLTIDADKIAHKLLDENSNEIIKMFGEQYVKDGKVLRKELGKIIFSNEDNKLKLEALLHPKIKDEIIKESRIFEEANKPYFIDIPLFFEKMHYPIPKSLVIYTPKELQIQRLMKRDNIDEKEAILKISNQMDIEKKKQLADFVIDNSKDLKNLQNEVERVIGEII
- a CDS encoding class I SAM-dependent methyltransferase, translating into MSCSMNDNQAFNEMMVHIPLCTHKEPSNILIIGQTSPALKKEAEKHNANIEYGDITFLNSKNEKNIDAIILTDVKLDELVLANIDRILKDDGLITFSTQSFQSDEDKLKEDLQLVGSKFWIAMPFRFGHNTSIIASKKYHPTADLVLQRSDLLDDLEYYSSEMHQASFVFPAAIHKALTGIARR